The nucleotide window GCGCTCGCGCAGGCCCTCGACGTTGTCGAGCAGCCAGCGGATCTTCGGACCGGCGAAGTACGAGGCCAGCGGCAGGCCGGTCTCGCGGCGGAAGCGGTCCTGGCCGACATTGCGGCCGAGCTCCTTGCAGAGCGCGTCGGTGCGGGTGTCCTGCCAGACGATGGCGTTGTGGACCGGCTCACCGGTGGTGCGGTCCCACAGCACGGTGGTCTCGCGCTGGTTGGTGATGCCGATGGCCTTGACGTCGGCGGCGCTCAGCCCGGCCTTGTGGACCGCGCTGTCGACGACCTCCTTGACGTTGGTCCAGATCTCGGTGGCGTCGTGCTCGACCCAGCCCGGCTTCGGGAAGATCTGCTCGTGCTCCTTCTGGTCGACCGAGACGATCCGGCCGTCCTTGTCGAAGACGATGCAGCGGCTGGAGGTCGTCCCCTGGTCGATGGCCGCGATGAACGGACCGTGCCCGTGGGAGGAGGTGCTGGGGGTGTCGCTCATGGTGTGTGCTCCAAGAAGTCTGTGCGGGCGGACGGGGCGGTCAGGCGGCTCAGGCGAAAGCCACCTGGTAGAGGCCCCCGGCGATGGCTCCGCCGATCAGCGGACCGACGACCGGGATCCAGGCGTAGCCCCAGTCTGAACCGCCCTTGTTCGGCAGCGGCAGCAACGCGTGCACGATGCGCGGACCGAGGTCGCGGACCGGGTTGATGGCATACCCGGTCGGGCCGCCCAGCGACAGACCGATACCGGTGACGACCAGCGCGACCAGCAGCGTGCCGATGACGCCGACACCCTTCCCGTTGTCGCTCAGACCGAGCGTCAGGATCGAGAGCACCAGCACGACGGTGGCGATGATCTCGGTGGCCAGGTTCTGCACGGCGTGGCGGATCTCCGGGCCGGTGGAGAAGATGCCCAGCACCGGGCCGGCCTGCGGCGCGGTGGCCTGGTCGACCAGGCCCTCATGGCTGGTGTGATCAGCCAGCACCTCGGGGTCGGTCAGATGCGCACGGAACTGCCCGTAGTACACGATCCACACCAGCACGGCGCCGATCATGGCGCCGAGCATCTCGCCGGCGAAGTACACCGGCACCTGGCTCCACTGGATCCCGCCCTTGATGGCGAGGCCGATGGTGACCGCGGGGTTGAGGTTGGCGCCGGACTTCGCGGCGATGTAGGCACCCGTGAGGACGGCGAAGCCCCACCCGAAGGCGATGGCGACCCATCCGGCGTTGAACGCCTTGGAGCGCTTGAATGTGACGGCGGCGCAGACGCCACCGCCGAGCAAGATCAGAACAGCGGTACCGATGGTCTCGCTGATGAAGATGTCGGAGCTGGACACCCGCGACTCCTTTGTCCTTCGTCCAGGGGAAGGCGAACCCCGGGTCCCGTCCGGTGGTCCGCACCCTCCTAGAGGGCGGTGGTCGGCCCGCGGCAGTGCCCCACCATAGCGAATATTGCCGTTAGGTGTTCGACAATGCCGACCGACGAACGGCAGTTTTGTTCACCGTCAGAACCCCGTCAAGGGTTCCGTGGCCAAAAACTTAGGTGAACTTATGGGGAGAATCCGGTCAGAATCGCCCTGCACCAAGATCCCGGGACACGGCGCGTGCGCAATCCCTCACAGCAGCGATGATTTCCGGCCGCAGTTCGCCCTCCTGGCAGACCCGTTCCACCGCCCCTGTGACCCCCACCGCACCCACCGGCATCCGCCGCCGGTCGTGGATCGGCGCGGCCACCGAGGCCACGCCCTCCCAGGTCTCCTCCACGTCCGCCGCCCAGCCGCGCGCCCGGGTCAGGTCCATCAGCCCCTCGAGGTCCCCCAGGCCGGTCACCGTGCGCGGGGTGATCGCCTCCCGCTCCGCCTCGACGACCTCGCTGTGCGCGACCGGGTCGTACGCGCACAGCACCTTGCCCAGCGCGGTGCTGTGCAGCGGGTGCATCGCGCCCACCTCCAGCACCTGCCGGCTGTCGTCCGGCCGGAAGACGTGGTGGACGACCAGTACGCCCTGCTGGTGCAGCACGCCCAGGTAGACGGCCTCGCCGCTGGAGCGGGCCAGGTCGTCGGTCCACACCAGGGCGCGGGCGCGCAGCTCGTGCACGTCCAGGTAGCTGTTGCCCAGCCGCAGCAGCTCCGCGCCCAGCTGGTAGCGGCCGGAGGCGGCGTCCTGCTCGACGAAGCCCTCCTGCTGCAGTGTCCGCAGGATTCCGTGGGCGGTGCCCTTCGCCAGTCCCAGTGAGGAGGAGATGTCGGAGAGTCCCAGTCGCCGTTCCCCTCCTGCGAGCAGCCGCAGCATCGCTGCGGCGCGCTCCAGCGACTGGATGGTGCGTGCCATCGGGCAACCTCCGAAGTGTGCGGTTCGACAATGCTGAACGATATCGGTCCATGCCGACTGGAGTCAGCGAACTGACGCGACTTGGTGAGAGAAGCTGGAGTCTGCCAACGATCACGCGTCGTGCCCGCAGTGGGGTGGCGCGGTGCTGTCCAGGGCGTGGAACGGGGAACACGTGTACCGGACCGGCAGCTAGGCTGGCCGGGTGCGCCCTCTGGAGGAGGGTGCAAAGCCGACAGCCGTCGCAACCACGGGAGCATCTCCATGGCCTCGAACACGCCATCGCCCATCAGCACCACCCGCGTCGAATCGTTCCGCGAGGCCCTGGCCTCGCGGGTGGTCGTCGCGGACGGCGCGATGGGGACCATGCTGCAGGCGCAGGATCCGACCATGGAGGACTTCCAGCAGCTGGAGGGCTGCAACGAGATCCTCAACGTCACCCGGCCCGACATCGTGCGGTCGGTGCACGAGGAGTACTTCGCGGTCGGCGTCGACTGCGTCGAGACCAATACGTTCGGCGCGAATTTCGCCGCGCTGGCCGAGTACGACATTCCCGAGCGGGTCTTCGAGCTGTCCGAGTCCGGTGCCCGGCTGGCACGCGAGGTGGCGGACGAGTTCACGGCCTCCACGGGGCAGCAGCGCTACGTCCTGGGCTCGATGGGCCCGGGCACCAAGCTGCCGACGCTGGGGCACGCCCCGTATGTGACGCTGCGCGACGCCTACCAGCAGAACGCGGAGGGCATGATCGCCGGTGGTGCGGACGCGCTGCTGGTGGAGACCACGCAGGATCTGCTGCAGACCAAGGCCGCCGTGCTCGGCGCCCGCCGCGCCCTGAAGGCCACCGGCAGCAACCTCCCGGTGATCTGCTCGGTGACCGTCGAGACGACCGGCACCATGCTGCTGGGCTCGGAGATCGGGGCGGCGCTGACGGCGCTGGAGCCGCTGGGCATCGACATGATCGGCCTGAACTGCGCCACCGGACCGGCCGAGATGAGCGAGCACCTGCGCTACCTCGCCCGCCACTCGCGCATCCCGCTGGCGTGCATGCCGAACGCGGGCCTGCCGGTGCTGGGCAAGAACGGCGCGCACTATCCGCTGACGGCCGGTGAGCTGGCCGACGCCCAGGAGACCTTCGTCGCCGAGTACGGCCTCTCGCTGGTGGGCGGCTGCTGCGGAACGACGCCGGAGCATCTGCGGCAGGTCGTCGAGCGGGTGCGCGGCATCGTCCCGCCCGCGCGTGCGCCGCGCCCCGAGCCCGGTGCCGCCTCCCTCTACCAGACGGTGCCGTTCCGGCAGGACACCTCGTATCTGGCGATCGGGGAGCGGACCAACGCCAACGGATCGAAGAAGTTCCGTGAGGCGATGCTGGACGCCCGCTGGGACGACTGCGTCGAGATGGCCCGCGACCAGATCCGCGAGGGCGCGCACATGCTCGACCTGTGCGTCGACTACGTGGGGCGGGACGGCGTCGCGGACATGGAGGAGCTGGCCGGGCGGTTCGCCACCGCCTCCACCCTCCCGATCGTGCTGGACTCCACCGAAC belongs to Streptomyces sp. NBC_01454 and includes:
- a CDS encoding MIP/aquaporin family protein → MSSSDIFISETIGTAVLILLGGGVCAAVTFKRSKAFNAGWVAIAFGWGFAVLTGAYIAAKSGANLNPAVTIGLAIKGGIQWSQVPVYFAGEMLGAMIGAVLVWIVYYGQFRAHLTDPEVLADHTSHEGLVDQATAPQAGPVLGIFSTGPEIRHAVQNLATEIIATVVLVLSILTLGLSDNGKGVGVIGTLLVALVVTGIGLSLGGPTGYAINPVRDLGPRIVHALLPLPNKGGSDWGYAWIPVVGPLIGGAIAGGLYQVAFA
- a CDS encoding IclR family transcriptional regulator is translated as MARTIQSLERAAAMLRLLAGGERRLGLSDISSSLGLAKGTAHGILRTLQQEGFVEQDAASGRYQLGAELLRLGNSYLDVHELRARALVWTDDLARSSGEAVYLGVLHQQGVLVVHHVFRPDDSRQVLEVGAMHPLHSTALGKVLCAYDPVAHSEVVEAEREAITPRTVTGLGDLEGLMDLTRARGWAADVEETWEGVASVAAPIHDRRRMPVGAVGVTGAVERVCQEGELRPEIIAAVRDCARAVSRDLGAGRF